tcttcgttCCGAACGGATCCAGTCTATGAAAAGTACTGATTTTTTCAAGCTCTCCTTCATAGATGCTCTATAATCACTGAGTTAAACTCTTgattgactgaaagcgctctctgatgccactgttgaagcttgaatggtTAAAATATCTCATGCCATCCTTGAAAGGATCGGAAAGTGTTTTTCTTTGTctttccaccattccaaaagattaaATGAGCCATCGGGATTCATTTCCTCAAGTCCCtgtgacaaataaacttcaagctcatttagttgtgaacaatCACTAGTAGGACAACCTTAAAAATCCCTGAACTCGGTCCAAGCAGTAAGTGCTCTTACTCCtacagttcttttagatgattggaacatttggtctagcattaTCTATTGCAATTTGATAAGCACTATAAATAGTTTGAACATTTATTTTAATTAAGGCTTTTGCGTCCGAAAGTGTAGACAACTCCTCATCTTCAAGTGCTAAACCATTATAAATAGATGTATACCAATATTGAGGACCTCTTAATTTCATAGTAGGatttaacaaggcaacaacaccataaatagggagaatagggaaaaatattttttaaatttctttctcatagaatcaatagctTCTTCATAAATTTCTCCGCCCTCTGAAAAAAAAGCAAACAAATTTTCAAGTTctgcaagataaactaaacagtttgaaatagtagaaTAATATTGTATAGAAAATTTATTAGTAGCAACAtgaaatctttctaaaaaatttacaagcattttaacattagcccaatccgcatttgtaaggtgctcatcatcatcacttacatgagcattaaatgttgagtttatggggtttctatatacatatgcaacaactaaactttcatacatataattccatctagttggacaaggtttaggaacctttctttctcttaggccaaattcatcacatcttttaaaTATTCtttaagtctacttctacggtttgaataaaaaagctaGTGAAGatccattttaaccttttcaatttcaacatttaataTTCTCATATCATCACCcacaattaaatggtaaatatgacacatacatctaacatgaaaaatgctactaaatgcaggatttagtgtagtggtAAGCAAGGCTACAACATTAGTGTTACtagtagcattatccattgaaattgatattattttatcactaatgcaaaaatatctacaaatatccgtAATCGTGCTAGAAATAAACTGCCCTGTGtaacgtgaattaattattctataagcaataatgcactTTTGCGTTATACAgtcctcatcaatccaatgacttgtaacagtaagataatcacaaccattaccacttctaccaatatcagtagtaatagcaacacGACAATTAATATGACTAAATAAATAGCACAAATACTATTCATATTCATGtttttatttataaatatcgctctttacggttgtgcgaggtcatcctttataagtaggattaaaaaatcttctaatataatgcacaaagtgaggattagaaggaaaactatagggtaagcacataacagtaaccatttttgctaattcttccctatcttttcttgggtcataatataaaataccaccggtaacagtgttaaaTTCCCGGTTGAAATTGATTTGACCCGGTACTAGGGTCAGGCTGACTAGGTAGACTTGTCCCCCCAGCCGTAGCTTTCATTTGATTATATTTAACTTTATCTTGAGGGTGTATCATTATGTGTCTCCTCAAACTTCCCGCCTCCCCCCCCCCCGATCAACATAGTTAAAAGCTAACTCTTTGctacaagttttacacttagctttatttttttatcttatttgaataaaaaatggccaaacaagagatgtttcggcccgtttagaaggttgtctagaaAAAGTAGGGGTAGTAACAGGGGGTCAACtggggcatcatttggattagttGGGTTAACTTCAGCAACAGGACTAGTGGGTGTATCATCAACCGGTTGTGTTTCATCTAAATCTATTTCCTGCTCATCTTCTTCATTAATAGTTGGATTACCATAAAGAGAATTCATATATTCATGATCTAAGTGTTCACCACCTCCAACATTATGCACATATTGACTCTCAGTAAGTTGTAATAAagtattatcactatcaagaataggaGCAGGTGGAGGGTGGGTATGGGGTTTGGGTAGGGAGCCCGAGGAATTAGAGGAGGAATAGATTGTCCACTAGATTCACCACTCTTGGAATTTCCCTTATTTTTACTAcatatttttttaaacaaaaaagtcatcttaattataattatacaaagtaaataaaacaaacaaaactatactaTTAAAACTAAAGAGTTGGAACGAATTTACCGATTTGACGAGCAACTTGTTGAAAATTAAtttcgttgaagacttgaatacttcaattcaccaacatcACAATTTTTCGCACAAGTTGCAACAATAAAGTAACCAattttagaagaaaattagagagagattgatgactttgtgaagaaaaataaaagaatgagggggtatttatagttgaaaatagggaaaaagtataattataaaaagtttggagTTAAAACAAAGTTGGGGGGTTAAATGTCTATTATATAAATAGCcaacgactatttttgcaaaaataacagCTAGATTTTAAATGGGTAACCCGtagttacatctcgcattttttcgaacgttaaagtttcgtcttcagtaaaTTGACGTAAACTCGGAGATGATATTATCTGGAGGTTAGTATAATTATGCTATttgtaacaagcgataaataagtatcatgaaggataaaggatggACGAATTAgagaaaacaagtttcgttgaaaatggccaatttgggataaaatacggatcaactaataatactcgataattataaactagtaccatgcgaggtaccatatgaaaatggtagtataatgtataaagtatatataaagtatattaaaaataagtagaattttaagctatttgtggtaatttttaaattatgctggtaattgattaattaccgggtaacataacattacccggttaactaataagtggataaacaAATTTACATAATCACTCCCCAAGAAAACGTGGCAGCCCCCCCCCCCTTTAGTTTAAGGTGACTAACTACTCACCTTTACATGTGTCATAAGAAGATTTAAGGAACTAAATTACAAGTCTTAAGACGTGTGTGAAGCATTATCCAAATAAGGTTAGACAACATTCAGTTTAGGAGTTGGTCATTCATTTGCCTTGGATTTTAAAATCCAAGAACTTGGAAACAGAAGTATTTTCGTTCAAATTCCTTAGCCAAATCTCGATTGGAAATTCAAAGAACGACAACAATCTTGTTCAATCCAAGCCTAGGTTCGTTCGTATTTCGCAATAAGTAGAAAGCTTCATTTTGTTTAAATAATTCTAGGAACAGGTAttttaaggctaagctcttctttcatttggcatgatctcgtcattacacaagtttgataacgaagtataaagaaaaattcatatcacCAGAATTTACGTACATTGTGCTAGTCTagcaagttacgtatattttcctagttttgtaagttacaatattctccttaccgggacttcatattcaattaactattttcttattccagtcaaGAGTGCAGAGaatttatatataaatattttcattaccatcgagctattatcaatgggcaggcccctattgggcaacctctgatcagatggtatgttatataccgagcctgctgtggctgagcgcctatgagcgagcctagttggtcgagatataaACCCTAGCATGGTcgagcacttatgagcgagcctactacgatagagcagatatatatgtataccgagccttataggccGGAcaaggccggacaactattttactcactatattgagagagttgagtcatgagttaGTATCAGCTGATGAGAAtctcttcagattatctttgatccctatttgctttcatttattatattatcagttcagtttcagcttcagtatattgccttacatactcggtacattattttgtactgtcGTCACTTTCTGCGGGctctgcatttcatgcgtgcaggttcagatagatagacgggtagacctcttcagtaggtgttgcctgagttcagctttatcggtaagctccccttctttcTGAGTTGCCGGGTCTAGTAGTGTAGTGGATACCTTGTGTTTATAtttagataggttatgggtaggtcggggccctgttccgatcacagtacatctatcagtagaggcttgtagatatatcatgtcagttagtgcagtatgttgggcctGTATGCCctatatgtatattttgttggcttgtcagttgtagtaattatgacggccttgcggGCCTAGCCTTATGTTGACATTTAGTCACTGTTAGTctctatttagttttatatttcgCATCGCACATTATCGTAATGTGGCCCATGTCCAGAGTATGACATTTCATGTTCAAAGACTCTTAGCTGCAAGTGATATGCAAGGATAGTTGAGGCACTGAGTACCGGTCTAACCCCTAGGCTTGGggtgtgacaaaagtggtatcaaagcagttctgtcctagggaatctacaagccgtgtctagtaaagtcttatttatagatgtgtggtgcaccacattatataagcaggggactacagggcatttaggagttggttacccttctttcaaatttaAATCGTGTTGTAGCACTGAATTATAGGAAATTGGAGTTAAACTTACGTGTTGACATTTGCATGCACGGATGATGGTAACTAGGAAGACTACAGCTAGCCAGAGGAGAGAAACAATTGTAGGTGAGGGGACTAGCAGGGTACCCCCAGCAGATGGGGCCCAATCAGAGTCACAAGGAGAGACCCCTACCCAGCGATTACCTGCTCCTCTGTCACTtgaggagattcctagggagaccGCACATCCAGTTCCCCCTCCACTTCCATTAGATCAGGACTTGAGGAGTGCAGTACATTTGTTGGCACAGTTGGTAGCTACCCAGCAACAGGCTAGGGCATTTACTAGTGCAGGACCTTCTGAGGGATCTAGGAGTTCAAGGGTCtgagagtttattgctttgaattCCCCAGAGTTCACGGGGACAGATCAGAGGGAGGACCCGTAGGATTTCATATATCAGCTTCATAGGatctttcgggttatgcatgccacGGAGAAAGAGGCAGTCAAGTTAGCAGTTTTTcgactccgagatatagccatcctttggtatgAGGGATGGGAAAGGTCCAGGGGACGCGATGCACCTCCTGCTATTTAGGTGAATTTTTCAGATGCCTTCCTTGACCAGTACTTACCACAAGAGATCCGACAGGCCCGACTCGatcagtttctagccctcaagcaGGGAAATATGAGTGTTCGAGAATATAGTCTCCGTTTTGATTAATTGGCCAAATATGAACCATCCATAGTTCCTACTATGCGGGATAGAATCCACAGGATTATAGAAGGGTTGGCCCCAGAGTTGATCGAGGCATATGCCACTGCTGCATTacaggatagtatggatatctcgcGGATTCAGGCATTTGCCCAGAAAATAGAGAGGGGTAGGTGTTGGCAGCAGAGTACGGAGATGACTGAGTTAGGGAAGCGTAAGACGATGAGATTTTCCAGGTCTCAAGAGCAGTCTCATAGTAGTTACAGGCCCCAATACTTTGAATGACCACCTAGACCTCCGCCACCTTAACTATAGGGTTACAAGTATGACCGTTATACCCAGTCAGGACCAGGTGAGAGCTCTCAGGCATTATGTTTGCAGCGACAATGAGGTTCGAGATAGATATGGCCGTTTCCGCCGCGGTGTGCTATCAACAGTCGAGGACACTTAGGCCAATACCGAGCCGGTTCCgatgcttgttatacatgtgtACGTCCAGGGAATATGATGTGAGATTGCCTAAATAGAGATTCTGGGGATATGGCGCAACCAGCAAATTCAATAATAGGATCAGCTATGTTTGTGCATCCTTCAGGGCACGAGTCTCAGTCTTCGGCTAgtagaggtcgaggcagaggtagagggtccagttcaggtggtaacCAGAATCGTATCTATGCGCTAGCAGgtcgacaggaccaagagtcctCACCAGACATTCTGACgggtatgttgaccatttgttctcacgatgtttatgccttgatagacccaggatctactttatcatgtattaccccatttgtcgTGCAGAAGtttggtatagtgcctgaaatactaagtgatcaTTTTGCGGTATCAACACCGATCGGAGAATAGATTATCGCTAGATGCATTTACCGAGGTTGTACGGTATCAGTTTATGGTCGTCAGACCTTAGCCGACCTAGTTGaactagagatgttggatttcgatgctatcatgggcatggactagttggcagcttgttatgccATAGTTGATTATCGAGTAAAGACAGATAGATTTCATTTTCTGGGTGAgccagtccttgaatgggtaggtaatacagcAACACCTAGAGGCAGGTTTATTTCTTATCTAAAGGCgaggaaaatgatcgcaaaagggtgcatttatcatattgtgcgagttaaagatgcagatgttgagatacctacacttcagtCTATTCTAGTACTAAAGGAGTACATGGCTATATTTCTAGatgaacttccaggtattcctccagagcgagagattgattttTGCATCGATTTGCTTCCGAGAAcgcaaccaatatccatccctctgtatagaatggcacctgccgaattgaaggagttgaaggagcagttaaaagatttactggagaaaggtttcatcagacCTAGTACCTTACCGTAGGGTGCATCGGTATTATTTGTATGGAAGAAAGACGACTCGCTGAGGATGTATATCGATTATAGtcaactgaacaaggtaactattaagaataaatatccacttccaaggatagacgacttgtttgatcagttgcagggagctagaggcttttcaaaaatagatttgaggtcagggtaccaccaggtcagagttcgggagaaagatattcccaagacaaccttcaggacccgatatggccacttcGAGTTCCTTATCATGTctttcgggttgacaaatgcaccttccatatttatggacttgatgaatagcttattccggccatatttggatatattcgtgatagtctttattgatgtaTTCTAGTTTATTCatgttcagaggatgagcatgtggaTCACCTATGAGCGGTACTCTAAACCCTCCGtgataataaattgtatgctacgttttctaagtgtgagttctggttgaagtccgtagcattcttggggcacattgTATCCGACAAAGGTATAAAGGTAAACACTCAGAATattgaggctgtgaaatcctggcctagacctaccactccgacaGAAATccgtagctttctaggcttagcaggataTTATCGGAGTTTCGtagagggtttttcttctctttcagcaccattaacaAAGCTGACACAGAAGGcaactaagtttcagtggacagaggcctatgagcagagtttccaagagcttaagaacaggttgacctCAGTGCCGGTTCTAGCACTTCCAGAAGGTCtagatggttatgccatgtattgtgatgcctcaagtgTCAGGTTAGGATGTGTCTTGATGCAATATGGGAAAGTAATTGTGTATGATTCACGATAGTTAAAGAAGCATGAGCGGAATTATCCAACCCACGACCTCGAATTAGTtgcggttgtccatgcacttaagatatggcggcattattaatatggtgttcatgttgctgtgttcacagatcataaaagcctacaatatatcttcaagcaaaaagagttgaatttgaaaCAAAGGTgatggcttgagttattgaaagattacgatgttagcattctctaccatccagtgaaagctaatgttgtagcagatgccttaagtcgtcgatctatgggtagcttagcacatgtagaggccgagaaaagacaattaatcagagagattcatcaattggcttatttgggggttcggttagtagactctggcaatggaggagttgtactccaaaatactgcaaaatcatctctcatagctaaagtaaaggagaggcagtaCGAGGATCCAGAGTTAGTCAAGTTGAGAGAGCGGGTTCCACAACAGAAGAAATCGTTGTTAGAACTCAAaggagatggggttctcagatacaGGGGTCGTTTGTGTGTTCCAGATATAGTAGGACTACGATACaggattatgtcagaggcacatAATTCATGGTATTCTATTTACCCTaggtcgacaaagatgtatcatgacattaaggatgtgtattggtggAACAATACGAAAAAGAACATTGCTGAGTATGTCTCTCAATGCCCTAGTTGCCAGTAGGTGAAaatagagcaccagaagcccAGAGGGCTAATGACTATAGAAATCCCGACATGGAAATGGTAGGTGATATATCACGGGTTTAACTCGTTCTCATCGTAAATTcgattccatatgggtgatagtTGATAAACTCATGAAATCAGCTTATTTCCTACCGGTCAGATCTATATATACAccagaagattatgcaaagttatatattaaagaGATAGTGCGACTACACGGAGTGCCAATATCTATAATATCTGATCGTGGTGCCCAGTTTACAGCACAATTTTAGAGGTCTTTTCAGAAAGGTCTAGGACTCAGGTGAATCTCAAcacagcttttcatccacaaactgatggtCAAGCCGAGCTCACAATTCAGACActcgaggatatgttacgagcatgtgtgttggattttaaaagaagttgggatgaacatctaccttTTATCGAATTTGCATACAATAACAGCTACTactccagtatccagatggctctgtacgaggctttgtatgggcgtaAGTGCAGATCTCCtgtagggtggtttgatgttggagaatctgggttgCATGGTCCAAACCTAGTTcagcaggccatagaaaaagtaaagcttatccggggcAACttttgacagctcagagtcgttaGAAGTCATATTCTAATGTGTGgagacgagatttagagttcagggttgatgactgggtattcttaaaggtgtcacctatgaaaggtgtgataaggtttggaaagaaaggaaaacttagcccacggtatattcgaccttataggatcattcagagagtgggccaagtagcttatgagttagaattgccctcggaattagAGTCTGTTCATCCGGATTTTCACGTATCTActttacgaaagtgcattggcgatcctactcAAGCGGTGCCCACAGATGATGTACATATTATATAGGACCTGTCATATGAGGAAATTTTGGTatccatcctagaccgacaaatccgcaagatatgaaataaagagatagcatccgtgaaggttttatggagaagtaagaaggtggaagagatgacgtgggaagcagaagaagaaatgaagtctaaatacccccacCTATTTCAAACTGAAGATATGACTCGAGGGTATAAACTCTCAGGCCAGTAGGTCATCAGGTAAACTCTCATTTTTAACTCTCAGAATTTATAATGGACAGTTGTGTGGAGCCAACTGTTGTTGTTTATAGACAATGGCCATGTGTGGCATGTATAGTAAGTTTCCTGGCTGTGTACAGGTTGGTTTCAGTCAGATATACGGAAGAGACTCCTACAAAAATGTTCCCAAAGTATCTAAGAATggatattcgaggacgaatatttctaagggaagaaggatgttacatctcgcattttttttgtgcgttaaagtttcgtcttcagtaaaTTGACGTAAACTCGAGGATGATATTATTTGGAGGTTAGCATAATTATGCTATttgtaacaagcgataaataagtatcatgaaggataaaggatgcaaaaattagagaaaatgagtttcgttgaaaatggccaatttgggataaaatatggatcaagtaataatacccgataattataaactagtatcatgcgaggtaccatatgaccacggtagtataatgtataaagtatattaaaaataagtataattttaagtaatttgtggtaatttttaaattatgcgggtaattgattaattaccgcaTAACATAACATTactcggttaactaataagtggataaaaatttttACAAAATCACACCCTAAGAAAACGTGGAAGCCCCCCTCCCCCCCTTTTAGTTTAAGGTGACTAACTACTCACCTTTACATGTATCATAAGAAGGTTTAAGGAACTAAATTACAAGTCTTAACACTTGTGTGAAGCATTATCCAAATAAGGTTAGACAACATTCAATTTAGGAGTTGGTCATTCATTCTGCCTTGGATTTTAAAATCCAAGAACTTGGAAACAGAAGTACTTTTGTCCAAATTCCTTAGCCAAATCTCAATTGGAAattcaaagaacaacaacaatctTGTTCAATCCAAGCCTAGGTTCGTTCGTATTTCGCAAGAAGCAGAAAGCTTCATTTTGTTCAAATAATTctaggaacaggtatgttaaggctaatcccttctttcatttggcatgatctcgtcattacacaagtttgataacgaagtataaagaaaaattcatatcccgaaatttatgtatattgtgctagtctcgcaagttgcatatatttttctag
This sequence is a window from Nicotiana sylvestris chromosome 3, ASM39365v2, whole genome shotgun sequence. Protein-coding genes within it:
- the LOC138887808 gene encoding uncharacterized protein; this encodes MAQPANSIIGSAMFVHPSGHESQSSASRGRGRGRGSSSGGNQNRIYALAGRQDQESSPDILTGMLTICSHDVYALIDPGSTLSCITPFVVQKFGIVPEILSDHFALAACYAIVDYRVKTDRFHFLGEPVLEWVGNTATPRGRFISYLKARKMIAKGCIYHIVRVKDADVEIPTLQSILVLKEYMAIFLDELPGIPPEREIDFCIDLLPRTQPISIPLYRMAPAELKELKEQLKDLLEKAFLGHIVSDKGIKVNTQNIEAVKSWPRPTTPTEIRSFLGLAGYYRSFVEGFSSLSAPLTKLTQKATKFQWTEAYEQSFQELKNRLTSVPVLALPEGLDGYAMYCDASSVRLGCVLMQYGKVIVYDSR